The following DNA comes from Synechococcales cyanobacterium T60_A2020_003.
CAGGGGGAAGTGATTGGAATTAACACCGCCATTCGCGCCGATGCCCAAGGCTTAGGCTTCGCCATTCCCATCGACACGGCACGCCGTATTGCTGAGCAGCTCTTTAGTGGTGGTCAGGCGCAGCACCCCTTTATCGGCATTCAAATGATTGACCTAACGCCCGAAAACCGGGATGACATTGCCCAGGAACTCAACATCGAGATTGATGACAGTCTTTCCATCGGTGTGGTTGTGATCGACATTGTGCCCAACTCTCCGGCTAGCCGCTCCGACCTTCAGGTGGGGGATGTGATTGTGGCGGTGAATAACACGTCTATCGAGACTGGCTTGGATGTGCAGGATCAGGTTGAGGCAAGTCAGGTCGGGGATGAACTTACTATTACCGTTAATCGGAGCGGACAATCAGAGATCGTCACTGTTGAAGCCGGAGCGATGCCAACCCAGTAGATACTCGCAGCTTTGAGTCAGGAAATCCCCAATAGAGGAGATCTCGGTTAATCAAGCAGAAAAATACTCAGTAGATCGAAAGTCAGGTGTATTTCACAATGAATTCAGGCTTTGATCCCCCTAAATCCCCCTTACAAAGGGGGACTTCAAGACCTCTGTGGTTCGGTTCCCCCCTTTCTTAAGGAGGGCTAGGGGGGATCCAAACAAGGTTTGCGATCTACGGATACTACTTTGTGGTAGAGGTCATTGCTTTAAATCGTTCCTTCGCCTCCTGAAACGATTCGCGCATCGTGGCTTGAATTCGTGCCGGATCGGGCTTTTTGCCCCCCATCAGATCCCCAAAGTAAACGCAGGCCGCTTCCCCCAACGCCCAGGTGTAGGCCGCTGCCCAAGACGCTGCAATCACGCTTCCAAAACCGGGAATGAACTTGATCAGTTCTCGCCCGATCGCCTGCGCCAGAAATCCACCTGCGATCGCACTCACCACACCTCCGGCTTGGGATGGGGTGAGCACTTGTCCATAGAGTTGTCCCAGCAGCACGATCATCGAGGCTTGTAAGGCTGTGAGAACGGGCATCGTTGCAAAAGGCAAGGGCACGGCAGCAAGGGTGGCGGCCATCACTGAGAAGGGCAGAATGTAGCGACGGCCTGCATCCCGATAGAGGTTGCTGAGGCGATCGCCCATGGTGCGATCGAGCAGTTGATGAATAGTGCGGGCTTCGGCTTCGGGTAACAGATCGGCGATCGCGTCTCGAAAGGCGTCTAAACCGTAGAACACCGGCGTAAACCCGTCTTCCTCTAGGGTGAAATCGATCATTACCGCCCGATCACAAACCCCTGCGAAGGTCAGTTGCATCGCTTCGAACGGGCGGAGTACCTCTTCTAGATCGGGCGGATAGAGGGGATGATCCGTGACCGAGGGTGGATAAACCTCATGGAGACAGGTGACGGCAAGCAGACAGGGAATGGTGGGGTACTGGCGGCGTAGGCGCTCGGCAATTTGGCGCAGGGTATCGGTGGCGAAATCGGTGATCTTGACGGTGAGAATTAAGATGTGGGCGCGATCGCTCCTCTGATCCAGATCGCCCAAGAGTTCTTGGATAATGGCGTCCGTGTTTTGGTTGATATCGCCCAGGCCAACGGTATCGGTAAAGATCAGCAGCGGCAGATCCTCCGATGGATAGGTGTAGCGCTGGGTGTTTTGGGTGTGGGGACGAAAGCCTTGACCCACGATCTCTGCGGAAACCCCGGTTAACCCCCG
Coding sequences within:
- a CDS encoding 50S ribosome-binding GTPase, whose protein sequence is MTHPDPNPISPDSQTSDASEPSTDMIPAPESAPSWGDRLVGSWHAATTQARKLLPLDQVTQTVVGWFSVSEEQMAEILATVRESLPTTEALMIGKPQAGKSSIIRGLTGVSAEIVGQGFRPHTQNTQRYTYPSEDLPLLIFTDTVGLGDINQNTDAIIQELLGDLDQRSDRAHILILTVKITDFATDTLRQIAERLRRQYPTIPCLLAVTCLHEVYPPSVTDHPLYPPDLEEVLRPFEAMQLTFAGVCDRAVMIDFTLEEDGFTPVFYGLDAFRDAIADLLPEAEARTIHQLLDRTMGDRLSNLYRDAGRRYILPFSVMAATLAAVPLPFATMPVLTALQASMIVLLGQLYGQVLTPSQAGGVVSAIAGGFLAQAIGRELIKFIPGFGSVIAASWAAAYTWALGEAACVYFGDLMGGKKPDPARIQATMRESFQEAKERFKAMTSTTK